Proteins found in one Bacillus subtilis subsp. subtilis str. 168 genomic segment:
- the cdaR gene encoding regulator of diadenylate cyclase activity (Evidence 1a: Function from experimental evidences in the studied strain; PubMedId: 16236721, 17406245, 20094656, 21154411, 22720735, 23192352, 27074767; Product type r: regulator), with product MDKFLNNRWAVKIIALLFALLLYVAVNSNQAPTPKKPGESFFPTSTTDEATLTDIPVKAYYDDENYVVTGVPQTVNVTIKGSTSAVKKARQTKNFEIYADMEHLKTGTHKVELKAKNVSDGLTISINPSVTTVTIQERTTKSFPVEVEYYNKSKMKKGYSPEQPIVSPKNVQITGSKNVIDNISLVKASVNLENADETIEKEAKVTVYDKDGNALPVDVEPSVIKITVPVTSPSKKVPFKIERTGSLPDGVSIANIESSPSEVTVYGSQDVLDSLEFIDGVSLDLSKINKDSDIEADIPLPDGVKKISPSKVTLHIEVDSEADQKFENVPIKTVGLSSSQNIEFLDPESQAIDVTAKGSPTNINKLKKSDIELYVNVSDLEDGEHSVKLEVNGPQNVTWSLGRKNAKIKLTSKKSNTSTNDNSSNTSGNQDTDKQTNDQKNNQQEDTKNTDKNNNDQNQDGNKDQNQDQDEDESTANSQSSSE from the coding sequence ATGGATAAATTCTTAAACAACCGCTGGGCTGTGAAAATTATTGCTCTGCTTTTCGCGCTCTTGCTTTATGTGGCGGTTAACAGCAACCAAGCACCGACTCCAAAAAAACCGGGTGAATCTTTCTTTCCGACATCAACAACTGATGAAGCAACTCTGACTGATATTCCGGTTAAAGCGTATTATGATGATGAAAATTACGTCGTGACGGGTGTTCCGCAAACGGTTAATGTCACGATAAAAGGCTCGACAAGCGCCGTGAAAAAGGCTCGGCAGACCAAAAACTTTGAAATATATGCCGATATGGAACATTTGAAAACCGGCACACATAAGGTTGAGCTTAAGGCCAAAAACGTGTCGGATGGGCTGACAATCTCAATTAATCCGTCTGTTACGACAGTGACCATTCAGGAACGGACGACCAAAAGTTTTCCCGTAGAAGTGGAGTACTACAACAAAAGCAAGATGAAAAAAGGCTATTCTCCGGAGCAGCCGATTGTCAGTCCGAAAAATGTGCAGATTACCGGATCGAAAAATGTGATCGATAATATTTCTCTTGTAAAAGCTTCAGTGAATTTGGAAAACGCAGATGAAACGATTGAAAAGGAAGCGAAAGTGACTGTCTATGATAAAGACGGAAACGCGCTTCCTGTCGACGTGGAGCCCTCGGTCATCAAGATTACCGTTCCGGTGACAAGCCCGAGTAAAAAAGTGCCCTTTAAAATTGAACGGACAGGAAGCCTTCCTGACGGTGTCAGCATAGCGAATATTGAATCCAGCCCCAGTGAGGTAACGGTTTACGGCTCACAGGATGTGTTGGATTCTCTTGAATTTATTGACGGCGTCAGCCTAGATTTAAGTAAAATTAACAAGGATTCCGATATCGAGGCAGATATTCCGCTTCCTGACGGTGTCAAAAAAATCTCACCGTCAAAGGTGACTTTGCATATAGAAGTCGATAGTGAAGCGGATCAGAAGTTCGAGAATGTCCCTATCAAGACTGTAGGGCTGAGCAGCTCACAAAACATTGAATTTCTTGATCCTGAATCACAAGCGATAGATGTAACGGCTAAAGGCTCTCCCACGAATATAAATAAACTGAAAAAATCAGATATTGAATTGTATGTGAATGTTTCAGATTTAGAGGACGGGGAGCATAGCGTGAAGCTTGAAGTGAACGGGCCACAGAATGTAACTTGGTCCTTGGGGCGGAAAAACGCCAAAATCAAGCTGACGTCTAAGAAAAGCAATACATCAACGAATGATAACAGCAGCAATACATCAGGGAACCAGGACACAGATAAACAAACAAATGATCAAAAGAACAATCAGCAAGAAGATACAAAGAACACTGATAAAAACAACAACGATCAAAACCAAGACGGAAATAAAGATCAAAACCAAGATCAGGATGAGGATGAATCCACTGCGAATTCACAATCCTCATCGGAATAA
- the glmM gene encoding phosphoglucosamine mutase (Evidence 1a: Function from experimental evidences in the studied strain; PubMedId: 10671448, 10913078, 12089032, 21154411, 26240071, 27074767; Product type e : enzyme) — translation MGKYFGTDGVRGVANSELTPELAFKVGRFGGYVLTKDKQRPKVLIGRDTRISGHMLEGALVAGLLSIGAEVMRLGVISTPGVSYLTKAMDAEAGVMISASHNPVQDNGIKFFGGDGFKLSDEQEAEIERLMDEPEDKLPRPVGADLGLVNDYFEGGQKYLQFLKQTADEDFTGIHVALDCANGATSSLATHLFADLDADVSTMGTSPNGLNINDGVGSTHPEALSAFVKEKNADLGLAFDGDGDRLIAVDEKGNIVDGDQIMYICSKHLKSEGRLKDDTVVSTVMSNLGFYKALEKEGIKSVQTAVGDRYVVEAMKKDGYNVGGEQSGHLIFLDYNTTGDGLLSAIMLMNTLKATGKPLSELAAEMQKFPQLLVNVRVTDKYKVEENEKVKAVISEVEKEMNGDGRILVRPSGTEPLVRVMAEAKTKELCDEYVNRIVEVVRSEMGLE, via the coding sequence ATGGGCAAGTATTTTGGAACAGACGGTGTAAGAGGTGTCGCCAATAGTGAGCTTACACCTGAGCTGGCCTTTAAAGTCGGACGTTTCGGCGGTTATGTGCTGACAAAAGACAAACAACGTCCAAAAGTGCTGATAGGCCGCGATACACGCATCTCCGGCCATATGCTGGAGGGAGCCCTTGTCGCCGGACTTTTATCCATTGGCGCAGAAGTCATGCGCCTGGGTGTCATTTCTACACCAGGTGTATCTTATTTGACAAAAGCGATGGATGCAGAGGCGGGCGTCATGATTTCCGCTTCTCATAACCCAGTGCAGGATAACGGCATCAAATTCTTTGGGGGAGATGGATTTAAGCTTTCTGATGAACAGGAGGCTGAAATTGAGCGCCTGATGGACGAACCTGAGGATAAGCTGCCAAGACCTGTCGGAGCAGACCTTGGACTTGTAAACGATTATTTTGAAGGCGGACAAAAATATCTGCAATTCTTAAAACAGACAGCTGATGAAGATTTCACAGGCATTCATGTGGCATTGGACTGTGCCAATGGCGCAACGTCATCCTTGGCGACACACCTGTTTGCTGATTTAGATGCAGATGTTTCTACAATGGGGACTTCCCCGAACGGATTAAACATTAATGACGGCGTCGGTTCGACTCATCCCGAAGCGCTCAGCGCGTTTGTCAAAGAGAAAAACGCGGATCTCGGTCTTGCGTTCGACGGTGACGGCGACCGCCTGATTGCTGTCGATGAAAAAGGAAATATTGTAGACGGCGACCAAATCATGTACATATGCTCAAAACATCTGAAATCAGAGGGCCGTTTAAAGGATGATACAGTGGTTTCAACCGTGATGAGCAACCTCGGCTTCTATAAGGCGCTCGAAAAAGAAGGCATCAAAAGCGTGCAGACAGCTGTCGGCGACCGCTACGTAGTAGAAGCAATGAAAAAAGACGGCTACAACGTCGGCGGAGAGCAGTCAGGACATCTTATTTTCCTTGATTACAACACGACAGGGGACGGATTATTGTCTGCTATTATGCTGATGAACACTTTAAAAGCAACAGGCAAGCCGCTGTCAGAGCTTGCAGCTGAAATGCAGAAGTTCCCGCAGCTGTTAGTCAATGTGAGAGTGACTGATAAATATAAAGTTGAAGAAAATGAAAAAGTAAAAGCAGTTATTTCTGAAGTTGAAAAAGAAATGAACGGCGACGGCCGGATTTTGGTGCGCCCTTCAGGAACTGAACCGCTCGTCCGTGTCATGGCTGAAGCGAAGACGAAAGAGCTGTGCGATGAGTATGTCAATCGCATTGTTGAAGTCGTCCGGTCAGAAATGGGATTAGAGTAA
- the glmS gene encoding L-glutamine-D-fructose-6-phosphate amidotransferase (Evidence 2a: Function from experimental evidences in other organisms; PubMedId: 12682299, 15029187, 17114942, 17283212, 17322533, 23874669; Product type e : enzyme) — MCGIVGYIGQLDAKEILLKGLEKLEYRGYDSAGIAVANEQGIHVFKEKGRIADLREVVDANVEAKAGIGHTRWATHGEPSYLNAHPHQSALGRFTLVHNGVIENYVQLKQEYLQDVELKSDTDTEVVVQVIEQFVNGGLETEEAFRKTLTLLKGSYAIALFDNDNRETIFVAKNKSPLLVGLGDTFNVVASDAMAMLQVTNEYVELMDKEMVIVTDDQVVIKNLDGDVITRASYIAELDASDIEKGTYPHYMLKETDEQPVVMRKIIQTYQDENGKLSVPGDIAAAVAEADRIYIIGCGTSYHAGLVGKQYIEMWANVPVEVHVASEFSYNMPLLSKKPLFIFLSQSGETADSRAVLVQVKALGHKALTITNVPGSTLSREADYTLLLHAGPEIAVASTKAYTAQIAVLAVLASVAADKNGINIGFDLVKELGIAANAMEALCDQKDEMEMIAREYLTVSRNAFFIGRGLDYFVCVEGALKLKEISYIQAEGFAGGELKHGTIALIEQGTPVFALATQEHVNLSIRGNVKEVAARGANTCIISLKGLDDADDRFVLPEVNPALAPLVSVVPLQLIAYYAALHRGCDVDKPRNLAKSVTVE; from the coding sequence ATGTGTGGAATCGTAGGTTATATCGGTCAGCTTGATGCGAAGGAAATTTTATTAAAAGGGTTAGAGAAGCTTGAGTATCGCGGTTATGACTCTGCTGGTATTGCTGTTGCCAACGAACAGGGAATCCATGTGTTCAAAGAAAAAGGACGCATTGCAGATCTTCGTGAAGTTGTGGATGCCAATGTAGAAGCGAAAGCCGGAATTGGGCATACTCGCTGGGCGACACACGGCGAACCAAGCTATCTGAACGCTCACCCGCATCAAAGCGCACTGGGCCGCTTTACACTTGTTCACAACGGCGTGATCGAGAACTATGTTCAGCTGAAGCAAGAGTATTTGCAAGATGTAGAGCTCAAAAGTGACACCGATACAGAAGTAGTCGTTCAAGTAATCGAGCAATTCGTCAATGGAGGACTTGAGACAGAAGAAGCGTTCCGCAAAACACTTACACTGTTAAAAGGCTCTTATGCAATTGCTTTATTCGATAACGACAACAGAGAAACGATTTTTGTAGCGAAAAACAAAAGCCCTCTATTAGTAGGTCTTGGAGATACATTCAACGTCGTAGCATCTGATGCGATGGCGATGCTTCAAGTAACCAACGAATACGTAGAGCTGATGGATAAAGAAATGGTTATCGTCACTGATGACCAAGTTGTCATCAAAAACCTTGATGGTGACGTGATTACACGTGCGTCTTATATTGCTGAGCTTGATGCCAGTGATATCGAAAAAGGCACGTACCCTCACTACATGTTGAAAGAAACGGATGAGCAGCCTGTTGTTATGCGCAAAATCATCCAAACGTATCAAGATGAAAACGGCAAGCTGTCTGTGCCTGGCGATATCGCTGCCGCTGTAGCGGAAGCGGACCGCATCTATATCATTGGCTGCGGAACAAGCTACCATGCAGGACTTGTCGGTAAACAATATATTGAAATGTGGGCAAACGTGCCGGTTGAAGTGCATGTAGCGAGTGAATTCTCCTACAACATGCCGCTTCTGTCTAAGAAACCGCTCTTCATTTTCCTTTCTCAAAGCGGAGAAACAGCAGACAGCCGCGCGGTACTCGTTCAAGTCAAAGCGCTCGGACACAAAGCCCTGACAATCACAAACGTACCTGGATCAACGCTTTCTCGTGAAGCTGACTATACATTGCTGCTTCATGCAGGCCCTGAGATCGCTGTTGCGTCAACGAAAGCATACACTGCACAAATCGCAGTTCTGGCGGTTCTTGCTTCTGTGGCTGCTGACAAAAATGGCATCAATATCGGATTTGACCTCGTCAAAGAACTCGGTATCGCTGCAAACGCAATGGAAGCTCTATGCGACCAGAAAGACGAAATGGAAATGATCGCTCGTGAATACCTGACTGTATCCAGAAATGCTTTCTTCATCGGACGCGGCCTTGACTACTTCGTATGTGTCGAAGGCGCACTGAAGCTGAAAGAGATTTCTTACATCCAGGCAGAAGGTTTTGCCGGCGGTGAGCTAAAGCACGGAACGATTGCCTTGATCGAACAAGGAACACCAGTATTCGCACTGGCAACTCAAGAGCATGTAAACCTAAGCATCCGCGGAAACGTCAAAGAAGTTGCTGCTCGCGGAGCAAACACATGCATCATCTCACTGAAAGGCCTAGACGATGCGGATGACAGATTCGTATTGCCGGAAGTAAACCCAGCGCTTGCTCCGTTGGTATCTGTTGTTCCATTGCAGCTGATCGCTTACTATGCTGCACTGCATCGCGGCTGTGATGTGGATAAACCTCGTAACCTTGCGAAGAGTGTTACTGTGGAGTAA
- the ybbU gene encoding hypothetical protein (Evidence 5: Unknown function): MSKSERTSTVEKWIKEVDGTGPDYRSTMAIDLRCFLIRSVNQVKRH, translated from the coding sequence ATGTCCAAAAGCGAAAGAACGTCTACAGTGGAAAAATGGATTAAAGAAGTTGATGGTACAGGACCCGACTATCGATCGACCATGGCTATAGATTTAAGATGTTTCCTCATTAGATCGGTCAATCAGGTTAAAAGGCATTAA
- the alkA gene encoding DNA-3-methyladenine glycosylase; prophage 1 region (Evidence 1a: Function from experimental evidences in the studied strain; PubMedId: 7565865, 8376346, 16468998; Product type e: enzyme), with the protein MTWHEVNDVIVITLPEIFDMNANLGYLTREKNECMYEIENNIITKVIAIGEIRSLVQVSVINNKQMIVQFLNDSRPVEQWKREEIVKYIHEWFDLDNDLTPFYEMAKADPLLKMPARKFYGLRVIGIPDLFEALCWGVLGQQINLAFAYSLKKQFVEAFGDSIEWNGKKYWVFPPYERIARLTPTDLADIKMTVKKSEYIIGIARLMASGELSREKLMKMNFKDAEKNLIKIRGIGPWTANYVLMRCLRFPTAFPIDDVGLIHSIKILRNMNRKPTKDEILEISVPWKEWQSYATFYLWRVLY; encoded by the coding sequence GTGACATGGCATGAAGTCAATGATGTTATTGTCATTACATTACCTGAAATTTTCGACATGAATGCGAACCTTGGCTACCTAACCAGGGAAAAAAATGAATGCATGTATGAAATAGAGAACAATATCATTACAAAAGTTATAGCCATTGGGGAAATTCGGTCCTTAGTGCAGGTAAGCGTAATCAATAATAAACAAATGATTGTTCAATTCCTAAACGATTCTAGACCTGTTGAGCAGTGGAAACGGGAAGAGATTGTAAAATATATTCATGAATGGTTTGATCTTGATAACGATTTAACTCCATTTTATGAAATGGCAAAAGCAGATCCATTACTTAAAATGCCTGCCCGAAAATTTTATGGGTTGCGAGTGATCGGCATTCCCGATTTATTTGAAGCTTTATGTTGGGGAGTTTTAGGGCAACAAATTAACTTAGCCTTCGCGTACTCCTTAAAGAAGCAATTTGTAGAAGCATTTGGCGATTCTATTGAATGGAATGGTAAAAAGTATTGGGTGTTCCCACCGTACGAGCGAATTGCACGGTTAACCCCTACCGACCTGGCAGATATTAAAATGACGGTGAAAAAAAGTGAATATATCATTGGAATAGCCAGATTAATGGCAAGTGGAGAATTATCGAGGGAAAAATTAATGAAAATGAACTTTAAAGATGCTGAAAAAAACTTAATTAAAATACGAGGAATCGGTCCTTGGACAGCCAATTATGTTCTAATGCGCTGCCTTAGGTTCCCGACAGCTTTTCCAATCGATGATGTGGGTCTTATTCATTCGATAAAAATATTACGTAATATGAACCGAAAGCCTACGAAAGATGAAATCTTAGAAATATCGGTTCCATGGAAAGAATGGCAATCATACGCTACCTTTTATTTATGGCGTGTCCTTTACTGA
- the adaA gene encoding methylphosphotriester-DNA alkyltransferase and transcriptional regulator (AraC/XylS family) (Evidence 1a: Function from experimental evidences in the studied strain; PubMedId: 1744039, 2120677, 7565865, 8376346; Product type e: enzyme), which translates to MPDSINNGHKESHDHRISNDAEMITDEKWQAIINNDAAYNNQFFYAVKSTGIFCKPSCKSRVPKKENVCIFPNTEQALRANFRPCKRCKPTNEKMPDSEWVDLITEYIDKNFTEKLTLESLADICHGSPYHMHRTFKKIKGITLVEYIQQVRVHAAKKYLIQTNKAIGDIAICVGIANAPYFITLFKKKTGQTPARFRQMSKMEETYNGNK; encoded by the coding sequence ATGCCGGATAGTATCAATAACGGACATAAAGAGAGCCATGATCATAGAATTTCGAATGATGCAGAAATGATAACAGATGAAAAGTGGCAAGCAATTATAAATAATGATGCAGCGTACAATAATCAATTTTTCTACGCTGTTAAATCGACAGGGATATTCTGTAAACCATCCTGTAAATCTCGCGTTCCGAAAAAAGAAAATGTATGTATCTTTCCAAACACAGAACAAGCTCTCCGCGCAAATTTTCGCCCTTGTAAACGTTGCAAGCCCACTAATGAAAAAATGCCTGATAGCGAGTGGGTTGATTTAATTACTGAATACATTGATAAAAATTTCACAGAAAAATTAACGCTAGAATCGTTAGCAGATATTTGTCATGGGAGTCCGTATCATATGCATCGAACATTTAAAAAAATTAAAGGCATTACGCTGGTTGAGTATATACAACAAGTTAGAGTACACGCGGCTAAAAAGTATTTGATTCAGACAAATAAAGCGATTGGAGATATCGCTATATGTGTGGGTATAGCTAACGCGCCTTATTTTATTACTTTATTTAAAAAGAAAACTGGACAGACACCAGCACGATTTCGTCAAATGAGTAAAATGGAGGAAACGTACAATGGAAACAAATAA
- the adaB gene encoding O6-methylguanine-DNA methyltransferase; prophage 1 region (Evidence 1a: Function from experimental evidences in the studied strain; PubMedId: 1744039, 2120677, 7565865, 8376346; Product type e: enzyme), with protein METNKPTLYWSLLMFKDWNFYIASTLKGLVFVGSQNKPIEELFEWARKRFPGSLLVEDDDKLEPYAVEITQYLEGKRKNFTVPVEYAGTQFQLAVWNALCEIPYGQTKSYSDIANDINKPAAVRAVGAAIGANPVLITVPCHRVIGKNGSLTGYRGGFEMKTLLLDLEKRASSEMDVPH; from the coding sequence ATGGAAACAAATAAACCAACCCTTTATTGGTCTTTACTAATGTTCAAGGATTGGAATTTTTATATTGCTTCAACTTTAAAGGGGCTTGTGTTTGTAGGTTCACAGAACAAACCAATCGAGGAATTGTTCGAATGGGCTAGGAAACGCTTTCCGGGAAGTCTTCTTGTTGAAGATGATGATAAGCTTGAACCCTATGCCGTTGAAATCACTCAATATCTAGAAGGAAAGCGGAAAAACTTTACTGTTCCAGTTGAGTACGCCGGTACGCAATTTCAGCTAGCCGTCTGGAATGCACTTTGTGAAATTCCTTATGGACAGACGAAATCCTATTCCGACATTGCAAATGATATAAATAAACCAGCAGCTGTTCGTGCTGTAGGTGCGGCTATTGGGGCTAATCCGGTATTAATTACTGTACCGTGCCATCGTGTAATAGGAAAGAATGGCTCATTAACTGGCTATCGGGGCGGATTTGAAATGAAGACACTGCTCCTCGATCTGGAAAAGCGAGCTTCATCTGAAATGGATGTTCCTCATTGA
- the ndhF gene encoding putative NADH dehydrogenase; prophage 1 region (Evidence 3: Putative function from multiple computational evidences; PubMedId: 10658656, 15849754, 16850406, 17015645, 6816592, 7565865; Product type e : enzyme) translates to MLVSLSLSSLLTLFFIMLMASGISGLLFLHPRVPLSFVRIHIGILALPLLVSLLILANSGVSGNVGPWHLDSLACLMTFFVLAIGFIIQRFSVRYLMGDRSYRKYFTLFTFTTGAASMTWLSGDLRLMVLFWGATLVGLTLLIRLNSAWQVASEAAKISGRLFLLSWFSLFFAMMWLFHATGQWQLSLVVTNESLAGLGEWERTGIQLLIVLAVIIPAAQWPFQRWLVESIVAPTPVSAIMHAGLVNAGGIILTRFSPLFHGGIASIILLLLASISVLIGTGISLVQVDYKRQLVGSTIGQMGFMLIQCALGAYIAAIIHLILHGLFKATLFLQAGSAVGRHEVSTRTNERTSYLWVMAGRILSLVIGVAFWLTAPGDGYHLISALILGWSLSVSWDQLVAFGEGRIGRIAGLTVLGGAALVYFIIHHLFYKWLHTTIFQSVQPPMSAVMIVVCLLLFGSALGTWVARHRSSVFFAVLYLWLVRLGEAKPKSVESHPDYLKQYIS, encoded by the coding sequence ATGTTAGTTTCGCTGAGTTTGTCATCATTATTAACATTATTTTTTATTATGCTTATGGCTTCTGGGATTAGTGGACTATTGTTTTTACATCCGCGTGTACCCTTGAGTTTTGTTCGCATTCATATTGGGATCTTGGCTTTACCACTTTTGGTTTCCTTACTGATTCTTGCCAATAGTGGTGTGAGTGGAAATGTTGGCCCTTGGCACTTAGATTCCTTAGCTTGTTTAATGACTTTCTTTGTTCTTGCAATTGGATTCATCATTCAGCGTTTTTCTGTACGTTACTTAATGGGGGATCGATCTTATCGAAAATATTTTACGCTTTTTACTTTCACAACAGGAGCTGCTTCAATGACATGGTTAAGTGGTGATCTCCGCTTGATGGTTCTATTTTGGGGAGCAACTCTTGTTGGTTTAACCTTACTTATAAGGTTAAACAGTGCTTGGCAAGTGGCTAGTGAAGCAGCCAAAATTTCTGGACGGTTATTTTTGTTAAGTTGGTTTTCTTTGTTTTTTGCGATGATGTGGCTTTTTCATGCCACAGGTCAATGGCAGCTATCATTGGTTGTAACAAATGAAAGTTTAGCTGGGCTGGGAGAATGGGAGAGAACAGGGATTCAGCTATTGATTGTACTGGCGGTGATCATTCCTGCAGCTCAATGGCCGTTCCAAAGATGGTTGGTTGAGTCTATTGTTGCTCCCACCCCAGTTTCTGCAATTATGCATGCAGGTTTAGTAAATGCTGGAGGAATAATACTAACTCGATTTTCACCTCTATTTCATGGTGGTATCGCTTCGATTATCTTACTTCTGCTTGCTAGCATTTCTGTATTGATTGGAACTGGAATTAGTTTAGTTCAGGTTGATTATAAACGCCAGTTAGTAGGCTCCACGATTGGACAAATGGGGTTTATGCTCATTCAGTGTGCATTAGGCGCCTATATAGCAGCCATTATTCACCTTATTTTACATGGTTTATTCAAGGCTACGTTGTTTCTACAGGCTGGTTCAGCAGTAGGGCGTCATGAAGTATCGACTCGCACTAATGAAAGAACATCCTATTTATGGGTCATGGCTGGTCGGATTTTATCCTTAGTTATAGGTGTTGCTTTTTGGCTCACTGCTCCTGGAGACGGGTATCACTTAATCAGTGCGCTGATCTTAGGGTGGTCATTGTCCGTTTCTTGGGATCAGCTTGTCGCTTTTGGAGAGGGCCGAATTGGCCGGATTGCCGGTTTAACTGTTTTAGGAGGAGCAGCCCTCGTATATTTTATCATTCATCACCTTTTCTATAAGTGGCTGCATACAACCATTTTTCAAAGTGTTCAACCTCCAATGTCAGCTGTCATGATTGTCGTATGTCTCTTACTCTTTGGCAGTGCTTTAGGTACGTGGGTTGCTCGTCATCGTTCTTCCGTTTTTTTCGCGGTACTCTATCTTTGGTTAGTCCGATTAGGTGAAGCAAAACCAAAGTCAGTAGAGAGTCACCCAGACTACCTTAAACAATATATTTCATAA